One genomic window of Bacteroidales bacterium includes the following:
- a CDS encoding Ig-like domain-containing protein, whose translation MKQLIFYIAALIFIISGCAQIGSLTGGEKDTEPPVMLKSKPAEKALNVKENKLTFTFDEFFGLNNLNAVFLSSPPLIEKPTFKIKRKNLVVILNEKLKDTTTYMFWFADAIEDYHEKNPLKGFKFIFSTGNVLDTMEISGSLKDAFTLQPDPDMLVMIYREYNDSTPINEIPYYITKSDTSGNFKIDYIKPGKYRIFALKDLDANMKFSLPNEKIAYTDTFIIPEVKTETKTDTFKTGSVLHIGSETSAGDTLLNDTVIISEEYIYSPQNITLFTFTEDNNKQYILNSERELKGKCKFEFNKPADNVKISSLNFDLIDKNYFAEKADSGRSLIYWLRNKEIYNKDTLQFSVSYFNLDSAENKVAETDTISFTFNIDADTIAREINFEEFKTEQDSFSHYSIVSTTPIKSIDTSKIKLFEVLDTLVADTKEQKLLKFFRPAPNELVFSLKRPFAKNFFIEALNFDTTENWVQNNYRKNNTVLNCKITDKNISEKDTLKIVLHYDNAFFKNQILKFNDTLSLPLLKQGLISVQRLSADTIRMKFKKAVSSDTEIKQFVTENKNWYKQVKSEESNLLTLLIKEKELIYKDTILLTLRTNDFDNTSGEKIDFEYSKNAIFKFNKQKIKKFVREERDKFYIVFNKPLHSDININSVNFTINNEWYNQEKTSSGDTVKFKITDKFVSSLDTLKISVNYKLLNRYDKTVEEKDTLTLTYKRKRRSRKNRSANVSTGTENSEKLKTVSINIPVKYKILKDTLSERKYNLLYPWEGSKNYLLKMDSSSFTDIYGGLSKKEEIKFKVRKNDAYSKLNIKLANIGKLENPNYITSDDSTSTDSVLLSQLKKGQIILYLSNEKKEIVKTEFANSNENISYSNLIPGTYSAKIIYDINNNKKWDSGKYLKNRQPERVIIYEETITLTAGEETEIIWDL comes from the coding sequence ATGAAACAATTGATTTTTTACATTGCGGCATTAATTTTTATCATCTCCGGATGTGCTCAAATAGGCTCATTAACCGGAGGGGAAAAAGACACAGAGCCTCCCGTAATGCTAAAAAGCAAACCCGCAGAAAAAGCACTAAACGTTAAAGAAAATAAATTAACTTTTACTTTTGATGAATTCTTTGGGTTAAATAATCTTAACGCCGTGTTTTTATCATCTCCGCCTTTAATTGAAAAACCGACCTTTAAAATAAAGCGTAAAAATTTAGTCGTTATTCTTAATGAAAAATTGAAAGATACAACAACATATATGTTTTGGTTTGCTGATGCAATTGAAGATTATCATGAAAAAAACCCCTTAAAAGGTTTCAAATTTATCTTTTCAACCGGTAATGTGTTAGATACAATGGAAATTTCCGGAAGTTTAAAAGATGCTTTCACATTACAGCCTGACCCTGATATGCTTGTAATGATTTACAGGGAGTATAACGACTCTACTCCCATTAATGAAATACCGTATTATATTACAAAATCCGATACATCCGGAAACTTTAAAATTGATTATATCAAACCCGGAAAATATCGAATTTTTGCATTAAAAGATTTAGATGCCAACATGAAGTTCAGCCTCCCGAATGAGAAAATTGCTTATACCGATACTTTTATAATTCCCGAAGTTAAAACAGAAACAAAAACCGACACCTTTAAAACCGGCTCAGTTTTACATATAGGTTCGGAAACTTCAGCCGGAGACACTTTGCTTAACGATACGGTTATTATTTCAGAAGAATATATTTACTCTCCGCAAAACATTACTCTTTTCACTTTTACGGAAGATAACAACAAACAATATATCTTAAATTCTGAAAGAGAACTAAAAGGAAAGTGTAAATTTGAATTCAATAAACCGGCCGACAACGTAAAAATCTCCTCCTTAAACTTCGATTTAATTGACAAAAATTACTTTGCGGAAAAAGCCGACAGCGGAAGATCTTTAATTTATTGGCTTCGAAATAAAGAAATATACAATAAAGATACACTACAATTTTCTGTTTCATATTTTAATTTAGACTCCGCAGAAAACAAAGTTGCCGAAACAGATACAATTAGCTTTACCTTTAATATTGATGCTGACACAATAGCCCGAGAAATAAATTTTGAAGAATTTAAAACAGAACAAGATTCGTTTTCTCATTATTCAATAGTTTCAACAACCCCGATAAAAAGTATCGACACCTCAAAAATCAAACTTTTTGAAGTTCTGGACACATTAGTTGCAGATACAAAAGAACAAAAACTGCTTAAATTTTTCAGACCGGCACCAAACGAGTTAGTTTTTTCATTAAAAAGACCTTTTGCAAAAAACTTTTTTATTGAAGCCTTAAATTTTGATACAACAGAAAATTGGGTTCAAAATAATTACAGGAAAAATAACACAGTCTTAAATTGTAAAATAACCGATAAAAACATTTCTGAAAAAGACACCCTAAAGATTGTATTACATTATGATAATGCTTTTTTTAAAAACCAAATACTTAAATTCAACGACACACTTTCCCTTCCGTTACTAAAGCAAGGTCTTATTTCCGTGCAACGTCTGTCCGCTGATACAATTAGGATGAAATTTAAAAAAGCTGTTTCATCTGATACAGAAATAAAACAATTTGTAACAGAAAACAAAAATTGGTATAAACAGGTAAAATCGGAAGAAAGCAACTTATTAACATTACTAATTAAGGAAAAAGAATTAATTTATAAAGATACAATCTTATTAACTCTCAGAACAAATGATTTTGACAATACTTCCGGTGAAAAAATTGACTTTGAATATTCAAAAAACGCAATTTTTAAATTTAATAAACAAAAAATTAAAAAATTTGTTCGCGAAGAACGTGATAAATTTTATATCGTGTTTAATAAACCTCTGCACTCTGACATTAACATAAATTCTGTTAACTTTACGATTAACAACGAATGGTATAATCAAGAAAAAACATCTTCCGGAGATACCGTAAAATTTAAAATAACAGATAAATTTGTAAGCAGTCTGGATACGTTAAAAATATCCGTAAACTATAAACTTTTAAACAGGTACGATAAAACAGTAGAAGAAAAAGATACCCTAACCCTTACTTATAAAAGAAAAAGGCGTTCAAGAAAAAACCGTTCTGCAAATGTTTCAACCGGCACAGAAAACTCAGAAAAATTAAAAACTGTAAGTATTAATATTCCTGTTAAATATAAAATTTTAAAAGATACACTTTCCGAACGTAAATATAACTTATTATACCCGTGGGAAGGTTCTAAAAACTATTTGCTTAAAATGGATTCATCCTCATTTACTGATATATATGGAGGGTTATCAAAAAAAGAAGAAATAAAATTTAAGGTGAGAAAAAACGATGCTTACAGCAAATTAAATATTAAACTTGCAAATATCGGTAAATTAGAGAACCCTAATTATATAACTTCTGACGACTCAACATCAACAGACTCTGTTCTTCTTTCTCAACTAAAAAAAGGACAAATAATTTTATATTTATCCAATGAAAAAAAAGAAATCGTAAAAACTGAATTTGCAAATTCAAATGAAAATATCTCATATAGTAATCTAATCCCCGGAACATATTCGGCAAAAATAATTTACGACATAAATAATAACAAAAAATGGGATTCGGGCAAATACCTGAAAAACCGACAACCCGAGCGTGTTATTATTTATGAAGAAACCATAACATTAACAGCCGGAGAAGAAACAGAAATTATCTGGGATTTATAA
- a CDS encoding ferredoxin, which translates to MVRISHHRIKCIGCNYCVEVAPSNWTMDEVDGKSTLLESKEKKGIYIAVTSDDDFEPNKEAADVCPVNIIRVEKI; encoded by the coding sequence ATGGTCAGAATAAGTCACCACAGAATAAAATGTATCGGTTGTAATTATTGTGTTGAGGTTGCACCCTCAAACTGGACAATGGATGAGGTTGACGGAAAAAGTACGCTTTTAGAATCGAAAGAAAAAAAGGGGATTTATATTGCGGTTACTTCTGATGATGATTTTGAACCGAACAAAGAAGCCGCTGATGTTTGTCCGGTAAATATAATTAGGGTTGAAAAGATATAA
- the rnr gene encoding ribonuclease R yields MAKHNNKKKKLKKISTFNRKTLQTFVMNIFRDRPKQYFNYKQLAKKLNISDLRTKQLLNEVLNQLCDQGKVEEERTGRYKFVPTTSTVTGRVQLIASGSAFVISDDTEEDIYIPRKFMGGALNGDTVEVRIWARRKKRSPEGEITKIIKRNKIKFAGTVSITNDNIAFLIVTERNMPYDIFIPMKNLNGAEHGKKAVAEITSWADHQKNPVGKIIDVLGNEGDNDAEMHAILTEFNLPYKFPEHLNNLAEKIPIEITEEEVSKRKDFRKITTFTIDPHDAKDFDDALSFRKLANGNIEVGIHIADVTHYVKEGSKIDKEAYERATSVYLVDRTVPMLPEKLSNNVCSLRPNEEKLTYSAVFEMDVDANVKTQWFGRTVINSDRRFNYAEAQEVIETGKGDLSDEILELNKLAKKLKEKRFKSGSISFERIEVKFHLDDDGKPTGIYFKEAKDSNHLIEEFMLLANRKVATYVGKTLHKPFIYRIHDEPDMEKLHAFGDFIKQFGYNLTFKNETEVAESLNKLLYDVKGKSEQNMIEQLAVRSMAKAEYSADNVGHYGLAFDFYSHFTSPIRRYPDMMVHRLLTNYLNKGKPAMTNVLNEKSKHSSDMERRAVMAERASIKYKQAEFMHDKLGYIFDAVITGVTERGLYVEINENKIEGMLAMRDLDDDFYVFDEKNYCITGERSKKKFQLGDPIKIQLVKVNMQSRTIDFVPAEDF; encoded by the coding sequence ATGGCAAAACACAACAATAAAAAAAAGAAATTAAAAAAAATATCAACCTTTAACCGAAAAACATTGCAAACCTTTGTAATGAATATTTTTCGCGACAGACCTAAACAATACTTCAACTACAAACAGTTAGCAAAAAAGCTGAACATTTCGGATTTGCGAACAAAACAACTTCTGAACGAAGTTTTAAATCAACTTTGCGACCAAGGAAAAGTTGAAGAAGAAAGAACCGGAAGATACAAATTTGTACCTACAACATCTACTGTTACAGGCAGAGTCCAATTAATTGCATCCGGCTCAGCCTTTGTAATATCTGATGATACCGAAGAAGACATTTACATTCCTCGCAAATTTATGGGCGGAGCCTTAAACGGCGACACTGTTGAAGTTCGTATATGGGCAAGACGCAAAAAACGAAGCCCCGAAGGCGAAATCACAAAAATAATTAAACGAAATAAAATAAAATTTGCAGGAACAGTAAGCATTACAAATGACAATATAGCATTCTTAATCGTTACCGAAAGAAATATGCCTTATGATATTTTTATTCCCATGAAAAACCTTAACGGTGCTGAACACGGTAAAAAAGCAGTTGCCGAAATTACAAGTTGGGCAGATCATCAAAAAAACCCTGTCGGGAAAATAATTGATGTTCTTGGTAACGAAGGCGATAATGATGCCGAAATGCACGCAATTCTTACAGAGTTTAATTTACCGTACAAATTTCCGGAACACCTAAATAATCTTGCCGAAAAAATTCCTATTGAAATAACCGAAGAAGAAGTAAGCAAGCGAAAAGATTTCAGAAAAATAACAACCTTCACAATTGACCCGCATGATGCAAAAGATTTTGACGATGCTCTGTCATTCAGAAAGTTAGCAAACGGAAACATAGAGGTCGGAATTCACATTGCCGATGTAACACATTACGTAAAAGAAGGCAGTAAAATAGACAAAGAAGCTTACGAAAGGGCAACTTCCGTTTATCTTGTTGACAGAACGGTTCCCATGTTGCCGGAAAAACTTTCCAATAATGTTTGCTCTCTACGCCCCAATGAAGAAAAACTCACATACTCCGCCGTGTTTGAAATGGATGTCGATGCAAATGTAAAAACTCAGTGGTTCGGACGAACCGTAATTAATTCCGACAGAAGATTCAATTATGCCGAAGCACAGGAAGTTATTGAAACAGGAAAAGGAGATTTGTCCGATGAAATTCTTGAACTGAATAAACTGGCAAAAAAATTAAAAGAGAAACGTTTTAAAAGCGGCTCTATTTCTTTTGAAAGAATCGAAGTAAAGTTTCATTTGGATGATGACGGAAAACCGACCGGAATATATTTTAAAGAAGCAAAAGATTCTAATCATCTTATTGAAGAATTTATGTTGTTGGCAAACAGAAAGGTTGCAACCTATGTCGGCAAAACACTTCACAAGCCGTTTATTTACAGAATACACGATGAGCCGGATATGGAAAAACTTCACGCATTCGGAGATTTTATAAAACAGTTCGGTTACAATTTAACCTTTAAAAATGAAACGGAAGTTGCAGAATCGTTAAATAAATTGCTGTATGACGTTAAAGGAAAAAGTGAACAAAACATGATTGAACAACTTGCCGTTCGCTCAATGGCAAAGGCGGAATATTCAGCCGATAATGTCGGACATTACGGTTTGGCTTTCGACTTTTATTCACACTTCACATCTCCCATTAGGCGCTACCCGGATATGATGGTACACAGGCTTTTAACTAACTATTTAAATAAAGGCAAACCTGCAATGACTAATGTTTTAAACGAAAAAAGCAAACATTCGTCCGATATGGAACGCAGAGCCGTAATGGCTGAACGTGCATCAATAAAATACAAACAAGCCGAATTTATGCACGACAAACTCGGGTATATTTTTGATGCCGTAATAACGGGTGTAACAGAAAGAGGATTATATGTAGAAATAAATGAAAATAAAATTGAAGGAATGCTTGCAATGCGAGATTTAGATGATGATTTTTATGTATTCGATGAAAAAAATTATTGCATAACCGGAGAAAGAAGCAAAAAGAAATTTCAGCTCGGGGACCCGATAAAAATACAGCTGGTAAAAGTTAATATGCAAAGCCGAACAATTGATTTTGTTCCTGCAGAAGATTTTTAG
- the rmuC gene encoding DNA recombination protein RmuC, translating into METLIPVIVFIIGIIGTLLITNFLFKKNSVSKSDFNNLLKEKEISDYKIETLENERKKTEEELQTQKYEIKILREDLSNIKSLLASSKTMIENKEKEIQELKIDIADYLNEISEIKEKVTKAESEKVALEQKNINLSEKLQTQKEEIENIGKKFSNEFKVLANSILEEKSRKFTEQNQQNLKILLDPLGENIKEFRKKVEETYDKESKQRFSLEEKIKDLVDLNHKISEEAHNLTKALKGSAKTQGDWGEMILESILENSGLQKGREFFTQEFLRNDAGQTIKGIDGKKMQPDVLIKYPDGRNIIIDSKVSLVAYERYVNAENDIEQEKELKLHLQSLKNHIDGLSAKDYDSYTQTLDFVMLFIPIEPAYLSAIKHDDNLWNYAYKKKILLISPTNLITALKLVKDLWKREDQNRNAFEIAERGGRLYDKFVSFIENLEDIGKNINKANDSYENALKQLKTGKGNIIGQVEKLKELGVKTQKSIPGNFELQDKN; encoded by the coding sequence ATGGAAACCTTAATACCCGTCATTGTATTTATTATAGGAATTATCGGAACTTTGTTAATTACAAATTTCCTGTTCAAAAAAAACTCCGTCAGCAAATCCGATTTCAATAACCTTCTGAAAGAAAAAGAAATCTCCGATTATAAAATAGAAACACTTGAAAACGAAAGAAAAAAAACAGAAGAAGAACTGCAAACCCAAAAATATGAAATAAAAATCCTCAGAGAAGACTTGTCAAATATTAAATCTTTATTGGCATCAAGCAAAACAATGATTGAAAATAAAGAAAAAGAAATACAAGAATTGAAAATTGATATTGCCGATTATCTTAATGAGATTAGTGAAATAAAAGAAAAAGTAACCAAAGCAGAGTCGGAAAAAGTAGCATTAGAACAAAAAAACATTAACCTTTCGGAAAAGCTGCAAACCCAAAAAGAAGAAATTGAGAACATAGGCAAAAAATTCAGCAACGAATTTAAAGTTTTGGCAAACAGTATATTGGAAGAAAAAAGCAGGAAGTTCACGGAACAAAATCAACAAAACTTAAAGATATTATTAGATCCCTTAGGCGAAAACATTAAAGAATTCAGAAAAAAAGTTGAAGAAACTTACGATAAAGAATCTAAACAGCGTTTTTCATTAGAAGAAAAAATAAAAGATTTAGTTGATCTCAATCATAAAATAAGCGAAGAAGCACACAATCTTACCAAAGCTTTGAAAGGCTCTGCAAAAACACAAGGCGATTGGGGCGAAATGATATTAGAGTCAATTCTTGAAAATTCAGGGCTTCAAAAAGGCAGAGAATTTTTCACACAAGAATTTTTAAGAAATGACGCCGGGCAAACAATTAAAGGAATTGACGGCAAAAAAATGCAACCTGATGTTTTAATCAAATATCCCGACGGACGAAATATTATCATCGACTCAAAAGTAAGCCTTGTTGCTTATGAAAGATATGTCAATGCAGAAAATGATATTGAACAAGAAAAAGAATTAAAATTACACTTGCAATCACTGAAAAATCATATTGACGGGCTCAGTGCAAAAGATTATGACAGCTACACACAAACATTAGATTTTGTAATGCTTTTTATTCCGATTGAACCGGCATATTTATCGGCAATAAAACATGATGATAATCTGTGGAACTATGCCTACAAGAAAAAAATATTATTAATAAGCCCAACAAACCTGATAACCGCATTAAAACTTGTTAAGGACCTTTGGAAAAGAGAAGATCAAAACAGAAATGCGTTTGAAATAGCCGAACGCGGCGGCAGGCTGTACGATAAATTTGTCAGTTTCATTGAAAATTTAGAAGACATAGGAAAAAACATTAATAAAGCAAACGACAGTTATGAAAACGCATTAAAACAACTTAAAACCGGAAAAGGAAATATTATAGGTCAGGTTGAGAAACTAAAAGAGCTTGGTGTAAAAACACAAAAATCAATTCCCGGAAACTTTGAACTTCAGGATAAAAATTAA
- a CDS encoding MBOAT family protein, with protein MLFNTIEFVFFLPAVIIIYFLVPSKYRWILLLVASYYFYMCWKIEYIILIISSTLIDYFSAIQIENAKKKQVKRAFLILSLVTNLGLLFSFKYFNFFSESVNILFNKINIAYQTPELNVLLPVGISFYTFQTLSYSIDVYTGKQKAEHHLGYFALYVSFFPQLVAGPIERFSRLTPQLKAKHTFSYDNLKNGLRLILYGLFIKMVIADNISVYVDQIYNNPAEYGSFDILKGIFFYSFQIYSDFYGYSIIAIGSALIMGIKIMDNFKTPYLAKNIAEFWQRWHISLSTWFRDYLYFPLGGNKVKKYRWFINVLIVFLVSGLWHGANWTFIFWGGLFGIIYLTESIVNKALKVKSSHTSFSIKHILLALKTFILVTFIWVFFRSQSISEAFNIFELIGNNFGKGVKSLSVDNITLMFFVLFLISDVLLYNKRFDKWVDKVPFVSRWSIYFILIFSIIVFSGVDDAPFIYFQF; from the coding sequence ATGCTTTTCAACACAATTGAATTTGTATTTTTTCTGCCTGCAGTAATTATTATTTATTTTTTGGTTCCTTCCAAGTACAGATGGATACTCTTGTTGGTTGCAAGCTATTACTTCTATATGTGTTGGAAAATAGAGTACATTATTCTTATAATAAGCTCAACCCTAATTGATTACTTTTCGGCAATTCAAATAGAAAACGCAAAAAAAAAGCAAGTAAAGCGGGCTTTTCTGATTTTGAGTTTGGTTACTAACTTAGGCTTACTGTTCTCATTCAAATATTTTAATTTCTTTTCGGAAAGTGTTAATATTCTGTTTAATAAAATAAATATAGCATACCAAACACCCGAGCTAAATGTTCTTTTGCCTGTCGGTATTTCATTTTATACTTTCCAAACATTAAGTTATTCTATTGATGTTTATACCGGAAAACAAAAGGCTGAGCATCATTTAGGATATTTTGCCTTGTATGTTTCATTTTTTCCTCAATTAGTTGCCGGACCTATTGAGCGTTTCAGCAGATTAACGCCCCAACTGAAAGCAAAACACACATTCTCTTATGATAACTTAAAAAACGGACTGAGGTTAATTCTTTACGGCTTATTTATAAAAATGGTTATTGCCGACAATATTTCTGTTTACGTTGACCAAATATATAATAATCCGGCAGAATACGGTTCTTTCGATATTTTGAAGGGCATATTTTTTTATTCATTCCAAATATATAGTGATTTTTACGGATATTCAATAATTGCAATAGGAAGTGCCCTGATTATGGGAATAAAAATAATGGATAACTTTAAAACACCATATCTTGCTAAAAACATTGCAGAATTTTGGCAAAGGTGGCACATATCTCTTTCAACATGGTTCAGAGATTATTTGTATTTTCCTCTCGGAGGCAATAAAGTTAAAAAATACAGGTGGTTTATAAATGTTTTAATCGTGTTTCTTGTCAGCGGGCTGTGGCACGGTGCAAATTGGACTTTTATATTTTGGGGCGGATTGTTCGGTATAATTTATTTGACAGAAAGCATTGTTAATAAAGCATTAAAAGTAAAAAGTTCTCATACAAGTTTTTCAATTAAACATATTTTGCTTGCTTTGAAAACATTTATTTTAGTAACTTTCATTTGGGTGTTTTTCAGAAGTCAAAGTATTAGCGAAGCATTTAATATTTTTGAATTAATAGGAAATAACTTCGGAAAAGGGGTTAAAAGTCTGAGTGTTGATAATATAACATTAATGTTTTTCGTGTTATTCTTGATAAGTGATGTTTTGCTATACAACAAAAGGTTTGATAAATGGGTTGATAAAGTTCCTTTTGTCTCGAGGTGGAGTATATATTTTATTTTAATTTTTTCAATAATTGTTTTCTCCGGTGTTGATGATGCTCCTTTCATCTATTTCCAATTCTAA
- the gcvH gene encoding glycine cleavage system protein GcvH has protein sequence MNIPENLKYTKDHEWIRVEGDEAYIGITDFAQGELGDIVFVEVETVGETFDKEEVFGTIEAVKTVSDMFMPLSGEVLEFNEKLEDTPEVINTDPYGNGWIIKISINNASEVDSLLSNTDYATQVNA, from the coding sequence ATGAATATACCTGAAAACTTGAAATATACAAAAGACCACGAATGGATTAGGGTAGAAGGTGACGAAGCATATATCGGAATAACCGATTTTGCACAAGGAGAGTTAGGAGATATTGTTTTTGTTGAAGTTGAAACCGTCGGCGAAACTTTCGATAAAGAAGAAGTGTTCGGAACAATCGAAGCCGTTAAAACAGTTTCCGATATGTTTATGCCGTTATCGGGAGAGGTTCTTGAGTTTAACGAAAAATTAGAAGACACTCCGGAAGTAATAAATACTGACCCTTACGGCAACGGCTGGATTATTAAAATTTCAATAAATAATGCTTCGGAAGTTGACTCGTTATTATCAAACACAGATTATGCAACTCAGGTAAACGCCTGA
- a CDS encoding TetR/AcrR family transcriptional regulator translates to MLSERQSQIIDESIKLIAEKGIQGFTIKNLSKAIGISEPAIYRHFDSKTHILLAILDNFKQMAKFLAKMMSEIQITAVEKISFMFEKMVDLFTETPSLVSVLFSEEIFKNEEVLKQKIVEILNTNESTVENILIAGQKKGEIRTDVSEKTLALMVMGSLRLMVKRWSLENYNFNLKKEGKILIESIKTISSK, encoded by the coding sequence ATGTTGTCCGAAAGACAATCTCAAATTATTGATGAGTCGATAAAATTAATTGCTGAAAAAGGAATACAAGGTTTTACAATAAAAAACTTGTCAAAAGCAATCGGCATTTCAGAACCAGCAATTTATCGTCATTTCGACAGTAAAACACATATTTTGTTGGCTATTTTGGATAACTTTAAACAAATGGCAAAATTTTTAGCAAAAATGATGTCCGAAATCCAAATAACAGCAGTAGAAAAAATATCTTTTATGTTTGAAAAAATGGTAGATTTATTTACCGAAACGCCCTCGCTTGTTTCCGTTCTTTTTTCCGAAGAAATTTTTAAAAACGAAGAAGTTCTTAAACAAAAAATTGTTGAAATATTAAATACAAACGAATCAACTGTTGAAAACATTTTAATTGCCGGTCAAAAAAAGGGTGAAATAAGAACCGATGTAAGCGAAAAAACTCTTGCATTAATGGTTATGGGATCACTGAGACTAATGGTAAAACGATGGAGCTTAGAAAATTACAATTTTAATTTGAAAAAGGAAGGAAAAATACTCATAGAGTCTATTAAAACAATATCATCTAAATAA